From Gigantopelta aegis isolate Gae_Host chromosome 11, Gae_host_genome, whole genome shotgun sequence, the proteins below share one genomic window:
- the LOC121385153 gene encoding uncharacterized protein LOC121385153, giving the protein MTIVYTKHVYFYNTMTVQTTIVYTEHVYFYNTMTIVYTKHVYFYNTMTVQTTIVYTKHVYFYNTMTVQTTIVYTEHVYFYNAMTVQTTIVYTKHVYFYNAMTVQTTIVYTEHVYFYNTMTVQTTIVYTEHVYFYNTMTVQTTIVYTKHVYFYNTMTVQTTIVYTEHVYFYNTMTVQTTIVYTEHVYFYNTMTVQTTIVYTEHVYFYNTMTVQTTIVYTEHV; this is encoded by the coding sequence ATGACTATAGTGTATACTAAACACGTGTATTTCTACAACACGATGACGGTTCAGACGACTATAGTGTATACTGAACACGTGTATTTCTACAACACAATGACTATAGTGTATACTAAACACGTGTATTTCTACAACACGATGACGGTTCAGACGACTATAGTGTATACTAAACACGTGTATTTCTACAACACGATGACGGTTCAGACGACTATAGTGTATACTGAACACGTGTATTTCTACAACGCGATGACGGTTCAGACGACTATAGTGTATACTAAACACGTGTATTTCTACAACGCAATGACGGTTCAGACGACTATAGTGTATACTGAACACGTGTATTTCTACAACACAATGACGGTTCAGACGACTATAGTGTATACTGAACACGTGTATTTCTACAACACAATGACGGTTCAGACGACTATAGTGTATACTAAACACGTGTATTTCTACAACACAATGACGGTTCAGACGACTATAGTGTATACTGAACACGTGTATTTCTACAACACAATGACGGTTCAGACGACTATAGTGTATACTGAACACGTGTATTTCTACAACACGATGACGGTTCAGACGACTATAGTGTATACTGAACACGTGTATTTCTACAACACAATGACGGTTCAGACGACTATAGTGTATACTGAACACGTGTAG
- the LOC121385576 gene encoding SPRY domain-containing SOCS box protein 1-like — protein MCAVIPSWIYTVKVKPEFAEDKFDSFSDGIHRVSTNTVVRFRTGHFDTDAARWSRGFTSGKHVFEIVYPNNQRGTEAPVGVGLESAPLWVKGRSCLIGSTADSWGICLRSKRAFHCGKVQKKYPLHQRPLPDTFYMYLDADSGNVMFGSNVEFYGSAIANISARPLYPMIGSCMQGSTMTMIYRGEGDINAIPPEQPVYGQHLPAVPAAVYQVQQVTEVY, from the exons ATGTGTGCAGTTATTCCCTCGTGGATTTACACCGTCAAAGTAAAGCCGGAATTTGCCGAAGATAAATTTGATTCGTTTTCGGACGGAATTCACCGAGTCAGCACGAACACTGTCGTCAGATTCAGA ACTGGACATTTTGATACAGACGCCGCCAGGTGGAGTCGAGGATTTACTTCCGGGAAACATGTCTTTGAAATCGTCTACCCCAATAACCAGCGCGGGACGGAGGCGCCGGTTGGGGTCGGGCTAGAAAGCGCCCCTCTCTGGGTCAAAGGTCGATCGTGTCTGATCGGAAGCACGGCAGACTCGTGGGGAATTTGTCTGCGTTCGAAGCGAGCTTTCCACTGCGGCAAAGTTCAAAAGAAATACCCCCTCCACCAGCGACCCCTGCCGGACACATTCTACATGTACCTGGACGCGGACTCGGGAAACGTCATGTTTGGAAGCAATGTTGAGTTCTACGGAAGCGCGATCGCCAATATATCTGCGCGCCCTCTGTATCCAATGATAGGAAGTTGTATGCAAGGCAGTACCATGACTATGATTTACAGGGGCGAAG GTGACATAAATGCCATTCCACCGGAACAACCAGTCTACGGGCAGCACTTACCAGCTGTTCCGGCGGCCGTTTATCAAGTGCAACAAGTGACAGAAGTGTATTAA